Proteins from a genomic interval of Flammeovirgaceae bacterium SG7u.111:
- the pdhA gene encoding pyruvate dehydrogenase (acetyl-transferring) E1 component subunit alpha — MSTGEKIKESKDLEFPVETYKYWFENMLLIRRFEEKAGQLYGQQKIKGFCHLYIGQEACASGAVSALKKGDKYITAYRDHGHPLALGTDPKAIMAELYGRITGVSKGKGGSMHMFDKENGFYGGHGIVGGQIPLGAGIAFAEKYKGTDNLCVCYMGDGAVRQGALHEAFNMAMLWKLPVIFVIENNGYAMGTSVQRTSNVTELYQLGLSYDMPSKAVDAMNVEEVHKAVAEAAEGVRAGNGPHLLEFRTYRYKGHSMSDPAKYRTKEEVASYKKLDPVEQAKAKVIELGIYTEEETKEIDKKIKARVLETVKFAEESPFPPAEEIYKDIYEQEDYPFNPES; from the coding sequence ATGAGTACAGGAGAAAAAATCAAAGAATCTAAAGACTTGGAATTCCCCGTAGAAACCTATAAATATTGGTTTGAGAACATGTTGTTGATAAGACGCTTCGAAGAAAAAGCGGGACAACTTTATGGACAACAAAAAATCAAAGGGTTTTGCCACTTGTATATAGGGCAAGAAGCTTGTGCATCGGGAGCAGTTAGTGCCCTTAAAAAAGGCGACAAATACATCACCGCTTATCGTGACCACGGTCATCCACTAGCGCTAGGCACAGATCCGAAAGCGATCATGGCCGAGCTTTATGGCAGGATCACTGGTGTGTCTAAAGGCAAAGGCGGTTCTATGCACATGTTCGACAAAGAAAATGGCTTCTACGGTGGCCATGGTATTGTTGGTGGGCAAATTCCACTTGGTGCAGGTATTGCCTTCGCCGAGAAGTACAAGGGTACTGACAACCTATGTGTTTGCTATATGGGTGATGGTGCTGTAAGGCAAGGTGCATTGCACGAAGCTTTCAACATGGCTATGCTATGGAAACTTCCTGTTATTTTCGTTATTGAAAACAACGGCTATGCTATGGGTACTTCTGTTCAGCGTACTTCAAACGTAACTGAGCTTTACCAACTTGGCCTTTCTTACGATATGCCATCGAAGGCTGTTGATGCCATGAACGTAGAAGAAGTACATAAAGCTGTTGCCGAAGCTGCCGAAGGTGTTAGAGCAGGAAACGGTCCTCACTTGCTCGAATTCCGTACTTATCGCTACAAAGGCCACTCAATGTCTGACCCTGCTAAGTATAGAACCAAAGAAGAAGTTGCTTCATACAAAAAGCTTGACCCAGTAGAGCAAGCAAAAGCAAAGGTAATAGAGCTTGGGATCTACACAGAGGAAGAAACCAAGGAAATTGATAAGAAAATAAAGGCTAGAGTATTGGAAACAGTGAAGTTCGCTGAAGAATCTCCATTCCCTCCAGCTGAGGAAATCTATAAAGATATTTACGAGCAGGAAGACTACCCGTTTAACCCTGAATCGTAA
- a CDS encoding BamA/TamA family outer membrane protein yields MLKGRNATLFFGLLLVLILQQFFVMAQPEDIAEDSLRVTDIVLIGNKTTKDKIILRELSFKEGSLIPQQTIDAYLEKERNRVFNTELFVTVEFTPYIVDTTNVVVVIEVIERWYLLAVPLVDFADRNFNEWWKERGADLSRLEYGIKFNHRNFRGRREFLKMNVLFGFTKTLIFEYTLPFINKKQTRGMSFSVGISQNQDVAFKSTDNKLDYASASDRILIRRWDGGIGISQRSHFYNSHNLSLGFKKYEIDDSVAVLNPDYFLNGDTQQSFFELTYSFARDLRNNSSYPLKGLYSTFEIKKKGLGIYDDLNMIILKGSFSKFIELGKKFYLASGIAGKTSYPEVQPYNQLRGLGYNQQFVRGFDLYVIEGQHYGLVKNTFRWEMLSGKASINKILPVKQFSTIPYAIYLKTNLDAGYVHNSLVEIENSRLSNKPLYGGGLGVDIVSFYDSVFRIEYSINSFGETNFFIYYSASL; encoded by the coding sequence ATGTTGAAAGGAAGAAATGCGACCTTATTTTTTGGCTTACTGCTTGTCCTAATTTTACAGCAATTCTTTGTAATGGCTCAGCCTGAAGATATAGCTGAAGACAGCCTTAGGGTCACAGATATTGTACTTATTGGCAACAAAACAACGAAGGATAAAATTATCCTTCGTGAACTGAGCTTCAAAGAGGGCAGCCTCATTCCCCAGCAAACAATCGATGCTTATCTTGAAAAAGAACGGAACAGAGTATTCAATACTGAGCTATTTGTTACCGTAGAATTTACACCTTACATAGTAGATACCACCAACGTGGTTGTGGTAATTGAAGTAATAGAACGCTGGTACTTACTAGCAGTCCCTTTGGTAGACTTTGCCGACCGAAACTTCAACGAATGGTGGAAAGAAAGGGGGGCGGATTTATCTAGGCTAGAATACGGTATAAAGTTTAACCACCGAAACTTTAGGGGCAGGAGAGAATTTTTAAAAATGAATGTCCTATTTGGCTTCACCAAGACACTTATTTTTGAATACACGCTTCCTTTTATCAATAAAAAACAAACACGGGGAATGTCTTTTAGTGTAGGTATTTCCCAAAACCAAGACGTAGCCTTTAAAAGCACCGACAACAAATTGGATTACGCCTCCGCCAGCGATAGAATATTGATTAGGAGATGGGATGGAGGCATCGGGATCAGTCAGCGAAGTCACTTTTATAATTCACACAATCTTTCGCTTGGGTTCAAAAAATATGAGATCGACGATTCGGTAGCCGTACTTAATCCAGATTATTTCCTCAATGGCGATACCCAACAATCTTTTTTCGAACTCACCTATTCTTTTGCACGAGACCTCCGGAACAACTCATCCTACCCACTCAAAGGGCTTTATTCCACCTTTGAAATAAAGAAAAAAGGGCTTGGCATCTACGATGATCTCAACATGATCATCTTAAAAGGTAGTTTTTCTAAGTTCATTGAGCTAGGGAAAAAGTTTTACCTCGCAAGTGGAATAGCTGGCAAAACCTCCTATCCGGAAGTCCAGCCCTATAACCAACTGAGGGGACTTGGCTATAATCAGCAATTTGTGCGAGGGTTTGACCTTTACGTGATAGAAGGGCAGCATTATGGACTTGTTAAAAATACTTTTAGGTGGGAAATGCTTTCGGGAAAGGCTTCCATTAATAAAATATTGCCTGTAAAACAGTTTTCCACCATTCCCTATGCTATTTACCTCAAAACTAATCTAGATGCCGGGTATGTACACAATTCACTGGTGGAAATAGAAAACAGCAGGCTTTCCAACAAACCCCTTTACGGTGGTGGGCTAGGTGTTGATATTGTCAGTTTTTACGACTCTGTTTTCCGAATTGAATATTCGATCAACTCCTTTGGCGAAACAAATTTCTTCATTTACTATTCCGCTTCGCTATAG
- a CDS encoding 2-C-methyl-D-erythritol 4-phosphate cytidylyltransferase, which yields MNKYAVIVAGGRGSRMKNIVPKQFLMVKNIPVLMHTLTRYHDADPDIQLIVVLPRYEQETWRKLKLSNGFNIPHRIVEGGKSRFQSVKNGLNVISENDALVAIHDGVRPFTSVETIINSYNVAAKKGNAVAAVALKDSIREVKDGKTIARDRETFRLIQTPQTFQVKLIKDAFEAEEKPSFTDDASVAEHAGHTINLIEGSYENFKITTPEDLILAEAIVKRKIV from the coding sequence ATGAATAAATATGCTGTGATAGTGGCAGGAGGAAGGGGAAGCCGGATGAAAAATATAGTTCCCAAGCAGTTTTTGATGGTCAAAAATATTCCGGTACTCATGCATACGCTCACCCGCTATCATGATGCCGACCCCGATATCCAGCTCATAGTGGTGCTTCCTAGGTATGAGCAAGAAACGTGGCGTAAACTGAAACTTTCCAATGGTTTTAATATTCCGCATAGAATAGTAGAAGGAGGAAAATCTAGGTTTCAATCGGTAAAAAATGGTTTGAATGTAATATCTGAAAATGATGCCCTAGTGGCCATCCACGATGGAGTGAGACCGTTCACCAGCGTAGAAACTATTATTAATTCCTACAATGTGGCCGCAAAAAAAGGCAATGCAGTGGCTGCTGTGGCACTTAAAGATTCTATTCGGGAAGTGAAAGATGGTAAAACGATTGCTAGGGATAGAGAAACATTTAGGCTTATCCAAACTCCGCAGACTTTTCAGGTAAAGCTGATTAAAGACGCTTTTGAAGCAGAAGAAAAACCTTCTTTTACGGATGATGCTAGCGTAGCTGAACATGCTGGGCATACCATCAACCTAATAGAAGGGTCTTATGAGAATTTCAAAATAACAACTCCAGAAGACCTTATTCTGGCAGAGGCGATTGTGAAGCGGAAAATTGTATAA
- a CDS encoding tetratricopeptide repeat protein: protein MAKKVKKQQQDSTPQHESVLESAEALQEEISKTQELAEKNKNVLIGAFVVVILIIAGVFYFKYQKQQDEIAAQTQLFPSQFYWDKDSLGKALDGDGNYTDGFAAIANNYSSTAGGDLAGFYAGVIHLKKGEYDQAISALESFSANDYLVQARAYSLIGDAYFEKGEIGSAISQYEKAISYYPNEQFTPAYILKLAFAYEENGNNEAAKEAYQKILDEYESSVEASKAKKYMSMLAE, encoded by the coding sequence ATGGCAAAGAAAGTGAAGAAACAGCAGCAAGATTCTACTCCTCAACACGAGAGCGTGTTGGAAAGTGCAGAAGCACTTCAGGAGGAAATAAGCAAAACGCAAGAACTAGCGGAGAAAAACAAAAACGTCCTTATAGGCGCCTTCGTAGTAGTTATCTTGATAATTGCAGGGGTATTTTATTTCAAATATCAAAAGCAGCAAGACGAGATAGCAGCTCAAACTCAGCTATTTCCCTCTCAATTTTATTGGGACAAAGACTCTTTGGGCAAAGCATTGGACGGTGACGGAAACTACACAGATGGTTTTGCGGCAATAGCTAACAACTATAGTTCTACTGCAGGTGGAGACCTTGCAGGGTTTTATGCAGGTGTAATTCACCTTAAAAAAGGAGAATATGACCAAGCTATTTCAGCTCTTGAAAGCTTTAGTGCTAACGATTATCTCGTACAAGCAAGAGCATACAGTCTAATTGGCGATGCATACTTTGAGAAAGGAGAGATTGGAAGTGCAATAAGCCAGTACGAAAAAGCTATTTCGTATTATCCAAATGAGCAGTTCACTCCAGCTTACATCTTGAAATTAGCTTTTGCCTATGAAGAAAATGGCAACAACGAAGCAGCTAAAGAAGCTTATCAGAAAATTCTTGATGAATACGAAAGTAGTGTAGAAGCTTCAAAAGCTAAAAAATATATGTCTATGTTGGCAGAATAG
- a CDS encoding regulatory protein RecX — translation MAFKKYISAKDALVKAASFCAYQERCHKEVKDKLYGMGLNTDDVNWVITELITENFLNERRFAEAFVRGKFNYKKWGRKKIEYALLQKAITSGNIRLAMKQIDENEYKTVLKELLLEKSETVNASNSFAKKDKLFKYAMGKGYETETIKEVLSEISL, via the coding sequence ATGGCATTTAAAAAATATATCAGCGCCAAAGATGCTCTTGTGAAGGCAGCCTCCTTTTGTGCCTACCAAGAGCGCTGCCACAAAGAAGTAAAAGACAAGCTTTACGGAATGGGGCTCAATACCGACGATGTAAACTGGGTTATTACAGAACTCATCACCGAAAACTTTTTAAATGAACGGCGCTTTGCTGAAGCTTTTGTAAGAGGAAAATTCAATTATAAAAAGTGGGGCAGAAAAAAAATTGAATATGCTCTACTTCAAAAAGCAATCACTAGCGGGAATATAAGGCTGGCGATGAAGCAAATAGACGAAAACGAATACAAGACCGTACTGAAAGAACTATTATTGGAAAAAAGTGAGACTGTAAATGCATCTAATAGTTTTGCCAAAAAAGATAAACTATTCAAATATGCAATGGGGAAGGGTTACGAAACCGAAACTATTAAAGAAGTATTATCTGAAATATCACTTTAA